In Amycolatopsis solani, a single window of DNA contains:
- a CDS encoding beta-ketoacyl synthase N-terminal-like domain-containing protein, with translation MTQDGCITRFAEIARQSPDRIAVVEHDSAVRYARLAGLAGGHAARLLDAGVRPGEFVGLLTGHGTAAIAAILGTLAAGCAYVPLDPTFPRDRLAHQVATARVSAVLADPEHVVLAEALCRSTSARVVRSGTDTAPLPVPGPDPDAPAYVLFTSGSTGPPKAVAQTHRNLMHVVDNQIATLGITAADRLSLLASFGFDAAIPDLYPALLTGAAVVPVDVRAHGVAHAARELARHRVTVYHSTPTVYRYLLDALDGTLPSVRTVLLGGEQATYADVRRGRFAPDCVYVNGYGATEVTFAAQYRLTAADVPDGATGPLPIGTALPGYALTVLDGGELEVSGEYLVDGYFDQPGPAFGTTGGGVRRYRTGDLGEVRPDGQVVCLGRLDRQVKVRGFRVELTEVEARLGEQPGVAEARAIVRDGELLAYVVPAGEPDVPAWRAALAETLPGHSVPSAIVAVPAFPLTVTGKLDEEALPDPRPPAPVAAPPMTEAQRRVHAIWSAVLGHDGFGTDDAFFDVGGHSLLLGRVQQRLAAESGVDVPLLGLLAHPTVAAQAAYLEPATADGPGAEPAEPGDDEPGSDLIAVVGLACRFPGAPDADAFWWNLCAGVDAIHDYTDDELAALGIGPGLRADPAHVRAGGRLDGVEDFDAGFFGFTAEEAARTDPQHRLFLETAWRALEDAGRDPARETGPVGVFTSAGVNRYFLFHLFGNPAVTGDVDPDDWEGRLLGRQLTDHLPGQVAYRLGLTGPAVAVQSACSSSLAAVGLAAQSLAEYRCDLAIAGGVSVTWPRYRAGGLASADGRCRSFDVAADGAGFGSGAGVVVLRRLSDALADRDHIHAVLPGWAMTNDGADRAGYAVPSPAGQAAAVAEALAVAEVDPAEVRLIEAHGSGTPLGDAIEVAALNRVYRDAPPGTCALGSVKTNIGHLDAAAGVAGLIKTVLAVRHGVIPPNLHFTAPHPEVDLAGGPCFVPVKATDWPESPRRVAGVSAFGLGGTNVHVVVEEAPAPGPRVTAEGPHVLPVSARDPEALRQALSALRDRLAADPPDLADAAYTLAVGRREFACRAAVVASTAGEAVAALATLLAEGGEVAGPPGAARELALRWAGGADVDWTARHDGAEPGRVPLPGYSFQRTRFWIDPPVPGHHP, from the coding sequence ATGACGCAAGACGGCTGCATCACACGTTTCGCGGAAATCGCGCGGCAGTCGCCCGACCGGATCGCGGTCGTCGAGCACGACTCGGCGGTGCGCTACGCGCGGCTGGCCGGGCTGGCCGGCGGGCACGCCGCCCGGCTGCTCGACGCCGGGGTCCGGCCGGGCGAGTTCGTCGGCCTGCTCACCGGGCACGGGACCGCCGCCATCGCCGCGATCCTCGGCACGCTGGCCGCGGGCTGCGCGTACGTCCCGCTCGACCCGACGTTCCCGCGGGACCGGCTCGCCCACCAGGTCGCGACGGCCCGCGTGTCGGCGGTGCTCGCCGATCCCGAGCACGTCGTCCTCGCGGAAGCGTTGTGCCGCAGCACTTCCGCGCGGGTCGTCCGGTCCGGGACGGACACCGCGCCGCTGCCGGTGCCCGGCCCGGACCCGGACGCGCCGGCCTACGTGCTGTTCACCTCCGGCTCGACCGGCCCGCCCAAGGCGGTCGCGCAAACCCACCGCAACCTGATGCACGTGGTGGACAACCAGATCGCGACGCTCGGCATCACCGCCGCCGACCGGCTCAGCCTGCTGGCATCCTTCGGCTTCGACGCGGCGATCCCGGACCTCTACCCGGCGCTGCTGACCGGTGCCGCGGTGGTTCCGGTGGACGTCCGCGCCCACGGCGTGGCCCACGCCGCGCGCGAACTCGCGCGGCACCGGGTCACCGTCTACCACTCGACGCCGACGGTCTACCGCTACCTGCTGGACGCGCTCGACGGCACCCTGCCGTCGGTGCGGACCGTCCTGCTGGGCGGTGAACAGGCCACCTACGCCGACGTCCGCCGCGGTCGCTTCGCGCCCGATTGCGTCTACGTCAACGGGTACGGCGCGACCGAGGTGACCTTCGCCGCGCAGTACCGGCTGACCGCCGCCGACGTCCCCGATGGCGCCACCGGCCCGCTGCCGATCGGCACCGCGCTGCCCGGCTACGCGCTCACCGTGCTCGACGGCGGCGAGCTCGAAGTCAGCGGCGAATACCTGGTCGACGGCTACTTCGACCAGCCGGGCCCGGCGTTCGGCACCACCGGCGGCGGCGTCCGCCGCTACCGCACCGGCGACCTCGGCGAGGTCCGGCCGGACGGGCAGGTCGTCTGCCTCGGCCGCCTCGACCGGCAGGTGAAGGTGCGCGGGTTCCGGGTCGAGCTGACCGAGGTCGAAGCCCGCCTCGGCGAACAGCCCGGCGTCGCCGAAGCCCGTGCGATCGTGCGGGACGGCGAGCTGCTCGCCTACGTCGTCCCGGCCGGGGAACCGGACGTGCCGGCGTGGCGGGCCGCGCTGGCCGAGACCCTGCCCGGGCACTCGGTGCCCTCCGCGATCGTCGCCGTCCCGGCGTTCCCGCTCACCGTCACCGGGAAGCTAGACGAGGAAGCGCTTCCGGACCCCCGCCCGCCCGCCCCCGTCGCGGCCCCGCCGATGACCGAGGCGCAGCGGCGGGTGCACGCGATCTGGTCCGCGGTGCTGGGGCACGACGGCTTCGGCACCGACGACGCTTTCTTCGACGTCGGCGGGCACTCCCTGCTGCTGGGCCGGGTCCAGCAGCGGCTGGCCGCGGAATCCGGTGTGGACGTTCCGCTGCTCGGCCTGCTGGCCCACCCGACGGTCGCGGCGCAGGCCGCCTACCTGGAACCGGCCACTGCGGACGGTCCCGGCGCCGAGCCTGCCGAACCCGGCGACGACGAGCCCGGCAGCGACCTGATCGCCGTCGTCGGGCTGGCCTGCCGGTTCCCCGGCGCGCCGGACGCCGACGCGTTCTGGTGGAACCTCTGCGCGGGCGTCGACGCGATCCACGACTACACCGACGACGAGCTGGCCGCGCTCGGCATCGGGCCCGGCCTGCGCGCCGACCCCGCGCACGTGCGGGCTGGCGGCCGCCTGGACGGGGTCGAGGACTTCGACGCCGGGTTCTTCGGGTTCACCGCGGAGGAAGCGGCGCGCACCGACCCGCAGCACCGGCTGTTCCTGGAGACGGCGTGGCGGGCGCTGGAGGACGCGGGCCGCGACCCGGCGCGCGAAACCGGTCCGGTCGGGGTGTTCACCTCCGCCGGGGTCAACCGGTACTTCCTCTTCCACCTCTTCGGGAACCCGGCGGTCACCGGCGACGTCGACCCGGACGACTGGGAGGGCAGGCTGCTCGGGCGCCAGCTCACCGACCACCTGCCCGGGCAGGTCGCCTACCGGCTGGGCCTGACCGGGCCCGCGGTCGCCGTCCAAAGTGCCTGTTCCAGCTCGCTCGCCGCGGTCGGCCTGGCCGCGCAGAGCCTCGCCGAATACCGCTGCGACCTGGCGATCGCCGGCGGCGTGAGCGTGACGTGGCCGCGATACCGCGCCGGCGGTCTCGCGTCGGCGGACGGGCGCTGCCGCTCGTTCGACGTCGCGGCGGACGGGGCCGGGTTCGGGTCCGGCGCCGGGGTCGTGGTGCTGCGGCGGCTGTCGGACGCGCTCGCCGACCGCGACCACATTCACGCCGTGCTGCCCGGCTGGGCGATGACCAACGACGGCGCCGACCGCGCGGGCTACGCCGTGCCGAGCCCGGCGGGCCAGGCGGCCGCGGTCGCCGAGGCGCTGGCCGTGGCCGAGGTCGACCCGGCCGAGGTGCGGCTGATCGAAGCGCACGGCAGCGGCACCCCGCTGGGCGACGCGATCGAAGTCGCCGCGCTCAACCGGGTGTACCGCGACGCCCCGCCCGGCACGTGCGCGCTCGGCTCGGTCAAGACGAACATCGGGCACCTCGACGCGGCCGCCGGGGTGGCCGGCCTGATCAAGACCGTCCTTGCGGTGCGCCACGGCGTGATCCCGCCGAACCTGCACTTCACCGCACCGCACCCGGAGGTCGACCTGGCGGGCGGCCCGTGCTTCGTGCCGGTCAAGGCGACCGACTGGCCCGAGTCGCCCCGCCGGGTGGCCGGGGTCAGCGCGTTCGGCCTCGGCGGGACCAACGTCCACGTCGTCGTCGAAGAAGCGCCGGCCCCGGGCCCGCGCGTGACGGCCGAGGGGCCGCACGTCCTGCCGGTGTCGGCGCGCGACCCGGAAGCCCTGCGCCAAGCCCTTTCCGCGCTGCGGGACCGGCTCGCCGCCGATCCACCGGACCTCGCCGACGCCGCTTACACCCTCGCCGTCGGACGCCGGGAGTTCGCTTGCCGCGCGGCCGTGGTCGCTTCGACCGCCGGCGAAGCCGTCGCTGCTCTCGCCACCCTCCTGGCCGAGGGTGGCGAGGTCGCCGGGCCGCCCGGTGCGGCACGGGAGCTGGCGCTGCGCTGGGCCGGTGGCGCCGACGTCGACTGGACCGCCCGCCACGACGGCGCGGAGCCGGGCCGGGTGCCGCTGCCCGGCTACTCGTTCCAGCGCACCAGGTTCTGGATCGACCCGCCGGTTCCGGGACACCACCCGTGA
- a CDS encoding amino acid adenylation domain-containing protein, whose product MTDTLPVVGTHGPPLSFPDTTVAGLVLAQADRTPDALAVRQGATRLTYAELVAAAWGVAAALRERGTGPETRVGVCAHRTPALVSTVLGVLLSGACYVPLDPGGPRARLTAIAADAGVSLVVGDAAVAEFGSGHGIGVPPPAAPGSCPATPDTTAHVLYTSGSTGRPKGVLTRHRNIVAFVTGFAGRLGVGPGTRTLGISSLGFDAFTMDVFVPLSVGGSVQLAGTADRADPERLRRFIVEHDVDWGFITPTLLSLVDPAEVPGWRTVACGGEPVPAELAARWLPGRRFFHVYGPTETTVVVVTDEVTGVPADPLPLGTPTPGHRAHVVDDELRPVAAGEVGELVIGGPGVAAGYLGSPELTERKFVADPFTPGERLYRTGDRARLRPDGRLEFAGRADRQVKIRGQRIELGEVEAALGAHPDVGAVAVEAVPGPGGTRLVAFLSPMAAPSDEDIHACAGERLTEAMRPAAIRRLAELPVNPVTGKVDRPALRALAETGPAEDLGGSPVAEVWRRVLGAAAGPDFLRSGGDSIAAMRLVAALRQDLAADVSVEDVFAARTLDELTRRVAAAAPLTGPGLTTGHAPALSPPQRRLWFLDQLAPDAAPYNIAMAFRLTGPLDVGALRAALRAVAERHDVLRWRIRPVDGVPQAECRPPGDVELPVLPLAEAAVRERLAADAAAPLRLDREPPWRVRLYELGPEDHVLGFTLHHAVFDGWSQELLCADLSAAYRGEALPPLPVSYADYAVWRADRDRRREAVDLAWWTGHLAGAPSTVDLPRDRPRPAVQTYRGATHHQAFPEGVAEAAGALATRTGTTRAGVVLAAFGQLLHRLTGGDDHLVATVVADRQLAETQDVAGFFVDIVPVRLRAGDADFATLVRRGGAELLAATAHPAAPIDRLVGALGVPRDPSRAPLVQVMVNVLGFTEPRLGLPGVRGTWLPVEKPGSPFDLTVYVLEHGVELLYNPDLFDAARMASLAEDFTALLAALVAEPDRPAGACAPELPRASVRTAAPEAAAQARPAAAPDVDPAALAATEALIAATWREVLGLDAVRVTDNFFDVGGHSLALAKVHAEVTARLGRRIPMVDLFTHPTVRALATHLHAGAAPSPELARAAERVAARRGRTPSRRPRRSAGTTGHEQERPQ is encoded by the coding sequence GTGACCGACACGCTGCCCGTCGTGGGTACGCACGGCCCGCCACTGTCCTTTCCGGACACCACGGTCGCCGGGCTCGTCCTGGCGCAGGCGGACCGGACGCCGGACGCGCTCGCCGTCCGGCAGGGCGCCACCCGGCTCACCTACGCTGAGCTCGTCGCCGCGGCCTGGGGCGTCGCGGCCGCGTTGCGCGAGCGCGGGACGGGCCCGGAAACCCGCGTCGGGGTGTGCGCGCACCGGACGCCCGCGCTCGTGAGCACCGTGCTCGGCGTCCTGCTGTCCGGCGCCTGCTACGTCCCGCTCGACCCGGGCGGGCCGCGGGCCCGGCTGACCGCGATCGCCGCCGACGCCGGGGTTTCGCTCGTCGTCGGGGACGCCGCGGTCGCCGAATTCGGCTCGGGTCACGGGATCGGCGTCCCGCCGCCCGCCGCGCCCGGCAGCTGCCCGGCCACCCCGGACACCACCGCGCACGTGCTCTACACGTCCGGCTCGACCGGGCGGCCCAAAGGCGTGCTCACCCGGCACCGCAACATCGTCGCGTTCGTCACCGGGTTCGCCGGGCGGCTCGGCGTCGGCCCGGGCACCCGGACGCTCGGCATCTCCTCGCTCGGGTTCGACGCGTTCACCATGGACGTCTTCGTGCCGCTGTCGGTCGGCGGCTCGGTGCAGCTGGCCGGGACGGCCGACCGCGCCGACCCGGAACGGCTGCGCCGGTTCATCGTCGAGCACGACGTCGACTGGGGGTTCATCACCCCGACCCTGCTGTCCCTGGTGGACCCCGCCGAGGTGCCCGGCTGGCGGACCGTGGCCTGCGGCGGCGAGCCGGTGCCCGCCGAGCTGGCCGCGCGCTGGCTGCCGGGACGCCGGTTCTTCCACGTCTACGGCCCGACCGAAACCACCGTCGTGGTGGTCACCGACGAGGTGACCGGGGTGCCCGCCGACCCGCTGCCGTTGGGCACGCCGACGCCGGGGCACCGCGCGCACGTCGTCGACGACGAGCTGCGGCCCGTCGCGGCGGGCGAGGTCGGCGAGCTGGTCATCGGCGGTCCCGGCGTCGCCGCGGGCTACCTCGGCAGCCCGGAGCTGACCGAGCGGAAGTTCGTCGCCGACCCGTTCACGCCGGGGGAGCGGCTCTACCGCACCGGCGACCGGGCCCGGCTCCGCCCCGACGGCAGGCTGGAGTTCGCCGGCCGCGCCGACCGGCAGGTCAAGATCCGTGGCCAGCGCATCGAACTCGGCGAAGTCGAAGCGGCGCTGGGCGCTCATCCGGACGTCGGCGCGGTCGCCGTCGAGGCCGTGCCGGGGCCGGGTGGCACCCGGCTGGTCGCGTTCCTCAGCCCGATGGCGGCACCGTCCGATGAGGACATCCACGCCTGCGCGGGTGAACGGCTCACCGAGGCCATGCGCCCGGCCGCGATCCGCCGCCTGGCCGAGCTGCCGGTCAACCCCGTCACCGGGAAGGTCGACCGGCCCGCCTTGCGTGCCCTCGCCGAAACCGGGCCGGCGGAGGACCTGGGTGGCTCACCGGTCGCCGAGGTGTGGCGGCGGGTGCTCGGGGCCGCCGCGGGGCCCGACTTCCTGCGGTCCGGCGGCGACTCGATCGCGGCGATGCGCCTGGTCGCGGCGCTGCGGCAGGACCTCGCCGCCGACGTGTCCGTCGAGGACGTCTTCGCGGCCCGGACGCTCGACGAGCTGACGCGGCGGGTGGCCGCGGCCGCGCCGCTCACCGGCCCCGGCCTGACCACCGGGCACGCACCCGCGCTGTCGCCACCGCAGCGGCGGCTGTGGTTCCTCGACCAGCTCGCCCCGGACGCGGCGCCGTACAACATCGCGATGGCGTTCCGGCTGACCGGACCGCTCGACGTCGGCGCGCTGCGAGCCGCCCTCCGCGCGGTGGCCGAGCGGCACGACGTGCTGCGCTGGCGGATCCGGCCGGTCGACGGCGTCCCGCAGGCCGAGTGCCGGCCACCGGGTGACGTCGAGCTGCCGGTGCTCCCGCTGGCCGAAGCCGCGGTCCGCGAGCGGCTGGCCGCCGACGCGGCGGCACCGCTGCGGCTGGACCGCGAACCGCCGTGGCGCGTGCGGCTCTACGAGCTGGGGCCCGAGGACCACGTCCTCGGCTTCACGCTGCACCACGCCGTGTTCGACGGCTGGTCGCAGGAGCTGCTCTGCGCCGACCTGAGCGCGGCCTACCGCGGCGAAGCCCTGCCGCCGTTGCCGGTGTCCTATGCGGACTACGCGGTGTGGCGCGCCGACCGCGACCGCCGCCGCGAAGCCGTCGACCTCGCCTGGTGGACCGGGCACCTCGCGGGCGCGCCGTCCACAGTGGACCTGCCGCGGGACCGGCCGCGCCCGGCGGTGCAGACCTACCGCGGCGCGACCCACCACCAGGCCTTCCCCGAGGGCGTCGCCGAGGCCGCCGGCGCCCTCGCCACTCGCACCGGAACCACCCGCGCGGGCGTGGTGCTGGCCGCGTTCGGGCAGCTGCTGCACCGGCTGACCGGCGGGGACGACCACCTGGTCGCCACCGTCGTCGCGGACCGCCAGCTGGCCGAAACCCAGGACGTCGCCGGGTTCTTCGTGGACATCGTCCCGGTGCGGCTGCGCGCCGGGGACGCGGACTTCGCCACGCTCGTCCGCCGCGGCGGCGCCGAGCTGCTGGCCGCCACCGCGCACCCGGCGGCCCCGATCGACCGGCTCGTGGGCGCGCTCGGCGTGCCGCGCGACCCCTCGCGGGCGCCGCTGGTGCAGGTGATGGTCAACGTCCTCGGCTTCACCGAACCCCGGCTCGGCCTGCCCGGCGTCCGGGGGACGTGGCTGCCGGTCGAGAAGCCCGGTTCGCCGTTCGACCTGACGGTGTACGTCCTCGAGCACGGCGTCGAGCTGCTGTACAACCCGGACCTGTTCGACGCGGCCCGGATGGCCTCGCTGGCCGAGGACTTCACGGCGCTGCTCGCGGCGCTGGTCGCCGAGCCGGACCGGCCGGCCGGGGCGTGCGCGCCCGAGCTGCCGCGCGCGTCGGTCCGCACCGCCGCACCGGAAGCGGCCGCGCAGGCCAGGCCGGCGGCGGCGCCCGACGTCGACCCGGCCGCGCTCGCGGCGACCGAGGCCCTGATCGCCGCGACCTGGCGGGAAGTGCTCGGCCTCGACGCCGTCCGGGTGACCGACAACTTCTTCGACGTCGGCGGGCATTCCCTCGCACTGGCCAAGGTGCACGCCGAGGTCACCGCCCGGCTCGGCCGCCGCATCCCGATGGTCGACCTGTTCACCCACCCCACCGTCCGCGCCCTCGCCACCCACCTCCACGCGGGGGCCGCGCCGAGCCCGGAACTCGCCAGGGCCGCCGAGCGGGTCGCCGCCCGCCGCGGGCGCACCCCGTCCAGAAGACCCCGCCGCAGTGCCGGCACGACCGGCCACGAACAGGAGCGACCGCAGTGA